A region of the Candidatus Methanoperedens sp. genome:
AGTTTCTCAATCTCATAATGCTTTAGAGCCCTGCTAATTTTCAAGGCATTTTCATGTACCGTTATTTCCTTTAAATTATTGCAATACATAATTTCAATTCCGCTCTCACCCATAAAAAAAGGATAACATCTACATATCAATGGACGACAACTGTATATAGTGCACAGGCCATTCCTGTAAAATACGCAACTATTCCCATTATCTTTTCTGCGCTTAAGAATCCATCCCACCACAACATTCTCCTTCTCTAAAACACATGAATATATATCCGGTTCTGCCACTTCATCCCATTTGCACCCGGTCATTTTGATTATGCGCCTTATATCGCTCGGAAAGATCGATATCGCATTGGAAGGGCGTAGAATATTCTCAGTAATCCTGATATTGAAATTCCTGCAACAGCACCATCCACAGCAGGCGCAGGCAAAACCGGATTTCTCAATTTCAGGGATAAGCGATGAGGAGGGCGTATGGACAAGGCGATCTATCCTTCTGCGCAGAGAAATAATATCCATGGATAGACATTAGAGAAGAGGAATATTAATGCTATGGCCTCAATAGGACTTCTGATTTATTTAATAAATTATATATCACTATTTTATCCTCCAAGGGCTATGACAACGGCTGTAATTGCAATGCCGACAGCCAGCATAATAACACCAGTCTGAAACCTGCTTCTCCCCACATAGCCTCCCCACCTGTAGCCGATGGCAAATAGCATGATAAAACCAATAATGCGGGAAAGTCTTAATGCCCAGGTGTCATCAAGAAACAAAAACGGTAAAAGGGGAGGTATCCCTGAAATGAAAACAAGTGTGCCAGCGGCGATCCCCCCGAGAATATCCTCCTTTGTCGCATGCGTATGATTCTCGACTGGCTTAAGGCGAATCAGAATGTGTTGTGCTACTTCATGTCTTTCGCGTTCACTCAGGGTATCCACGATCGTGCCTTCAAGCTCTTCTTTTACCTTTCTGAGATCGCATCCTTCCCCTGTGCATGTGGAAGCTTCCTGTGCAGCCAGCGCAATCCTGCCTCTCTCAAGGAGGCTGCCGTATACATAAATTATACCGTCCACAAGCCCCCATGCAATGCATGCGCCTATCCCGGCACTGATAATTGCCATTCTGGAACCTGTTGCGAGCTCTACCGTTCCTATTATTGTCAGCACCATGATTAGCCCGAAAAGTATCTCAGAATGACGGTCTGAAGGCGAAAGAAGAGAGCGAAATTTCATCATATTGATGCACTACTGCGCCTGGAATAATAATGGCTGCGTTTTTCAGGGAGGGCCATATCCTGCATTTTTGAAATCCGGCTTAAACTTCCTGAAATCGTAAAAGGAGCAAAGCCTGATAGGGCAGGAGGTGATGTTGCGGCTTTTATGAATGCAATGGCATCCAGAGCTGATAAAGTAGTAGAGACCAATATCATTTATGAAGTTTTGAAATCCGAAATTAAATCGTAACATTCAAATAGAATAATCCATACCAAAGGGTTTTGTGGTGATATAATATATGAATTTAAAAGTAGCACTATTATTTCTGTTAACATTGATAATTCTTGTAGGAATACCTGAGACTTTTGCACTATCTCAGTATGTTACAAATCTCAGTGAAGTGTATGGCAATGGCTCATGTAATACTTGCCATCTTAATGGCGCAAGCGACGGACCACGTACCGCTTACGGAATATTATTTGAGAACCAGCCGAACCATGCTAATGATCCCGGTGCAGCCCTGAGAGTTATTGGAGCACCAACCACAAACCAAAGCCCGGTTATCACACCGACCCCGGCAGCCACAAATCTGGTGAACAATATCACAGACATAGACGAAGCAAATGAAGACGAAACAAATACAACGGAAATTTCAGATGAAATTCCAGTATCGACTACTAAGTCATCATCTGGATTTGGATTAGTAATGGCTATAATGGTCGTCCTATCGGTAATATATCTATCTGGAAAAAGAAGGTAAAATAAGAGAAACATACTGCTGATCTTTTAAAGTTCTACGTATCTCTTTTATCACAAATTCATTTACAGAAAGTGATATCAATCCTCGAAAAAAATATAGAAAATCACTGACGATCTTATCACCCTCAAGCCAGAGGTCTACATTTTCTTTTTCCCCATGGCTCGGTCAATCTCCTCAGGTATCCCTATCATACGCCTTCCTCCGCTTACGGTGACCTTATGTTTGAAATCGCCGGTCTGCGGAATTTATTTGCGATCTCAAGGGATTTTTCGCTTGAATCGGCATCCAGTTATTCCTCTTTGCACACCGGACAGCGTGAGCCGGTAAGACCGGTTATTACTATCTCTCTTCCATCCACTGTTGTGGAAACTATGAAAGCAATCTGGATGTTTCTGCTTTCCTGGTTCCATCCCCACAATGTGTATCTTA
Encoded here:
- a CDS encoding YkgJ family cysteine cluster protein, coding for MDIISLRRRIDRLVHTPSSSLIPEIEKSGFACACCGWCCCRNFNIRITENILRPSNAISIFPSDIRRIIKMTGCKWDEVAEPDIYSCVLEKENVVVGWILKRRKDNGNSCVFYRNGLCTIYSCRPLICRCYPFFMGESGIEIMYCNNLKEITVHENALKISRALKHYEIEKLRSYIRIIKQIGDKLKLNIDSMKSLPDNFSGNVIVFDGENITKCRISIF